One genomic window of Bartonella sp. JB63 includes the following:
- a CDS encoding deoxyguanosinetriphosphate triphosphohydrolase: MDINNINYNYQSRALYSTNPQKSRGRLFYEVENTIRTPFQRDRDRIIHSNAFRRLKHKTQVFIANESDHYRTRLTHSIEVSQIARTLARALSLDEDLAEAIALAHDFGHTPFGHAGEDALNEAMASYGGFDHNAQALRIVTKLEQRYADFDGLNLTWETLEGLVKHNGPLLGLHSNNKNISIDILQYNAKQNLELNCFAGLEAQCAAIADDIAYNAHDIDDGLRSRFLKINQFEQISLTASLLKDIKKKYPKLDETRRGYELVRRQITVMVEDVIEQSQKNLALIKPKSVNDIYQAKQTIVTFSPIMIIQEKQLKDFLFQNLYYHDKVLARRNTAKCIVQKLFKCYYENPNLLPENWYIKITDLTNQELARLIADFLSGMTDHYALREYHRLFNHTDDVDRQLRIHHGI, from the coding sequence ATGGATATAAATAATATCAATTACAATTATCAATCTCGAGCTTTATATAGCACAAACCCACAAAAAAGTCGTGGTAGATTATTTTATGAGGTAGAAAACACCATACGTACACCCTTTCAACGAGATCGTGATCGTATTATTCATTCTAATGCATTTCGACGTCTTAAACATAAAACCCAGGTTTTTATTGCAAATGAAAGTGATCATTATCGAACACGACTTACTCATTCAATCGAAGTTTCTCAAATTGCACGAACATTAGCTCGTGCATTAAGTCTTGATGAAGATCTTGCAGAAGCTATTGCTCTTGCTCATGATTTTGGGCATACACCTTTTGGCCATGCAGGAGAAGATGCTCTGAATGAAGCAATGGCATCTTATGGTGGTTTTGATCATAACGCACAAGCGTTACGGATTGTTACAAAACTAGAACAACGCTACGCAGATTTTGATGGATTAAATCTTACCTGGGAAACACTTGAAGGACTTGTAAAGCATAATGGTCCTCTTTTAGGTCTTCATTCTAACAATAAAAATATTTCTATTGATATTTTGCAATATAATGCAAAACAGAATCTTGAGCTTAATTGCTTTGCTGGATTAGAAGCGCAATGTGCAGCTATTGCTGATGATATTGCTTACAACGCTCATGATATTGATGATGGTTTACGTTCGCGCTTTTTAAAAATTAATCAGTTCGAGCAAATTTCTTTAACCGCTTCATTATTAAAAGATATCAAAAAAAAATATCCAAAACTTGACGAAACTAGACGCGGATATGAATTGGTACGTAGACAAATAACAGTCATGGTTGAAGATGTTATTGAACAATCACAAAAAAATTTAGCACTCATCAAACCAAAGAGTGTAAATGATATTTATCAAGCGAAGCAAACCATTGTTACTTTTTCCCCAATAATGATTATTCAAGAAAAACAGTTAAAGGACTTTCTCTTTCAAAATCTTTATTATCACGATAAAGTCCTTGCACGTCGTAATACAGCAAAATGCATTGTACAAAAATTATTCAAATGTTATTATGAAAATCCAAACTTATTACCCGAAAATTGGTATATTAAAATAACTGATTTAACTAATCAAGAATTAGCGCGGCTTATTGCTGATTTTTTATCAGGTATGACCGATCATTATGCCTTGCGTGAATATCATCGATTATTTAACCATACTGATGATGTCGATCGACAACTTCGAATACACCATGGAATTTGA
- a CDS encoding SPOR domain-containing protein, giving the protein MSDNDLKNPEEAKRDHEHYDPLEKLKQIFNSNLENEKKNAQHAQSLLKSEHSVPQVSEDSSSFNLPFLEDINENNLGGELPFDDNEQWNAQLNTNNQNHMDMVKNFAVNRSNQNIFFSKAEYSPHINSNEEKFLNTLSPLPIPNAQAIGNRSDPVNISSSSEEGNFNPKIRNSFPDGLDPRSSDIFTAALHKETDPPSPVNVQQTEVYSTQPEYNYQKNTYKTSVNYSYEIPTSQQNIAPTNEHTLLSSSNKTSNINSTAINELTNIASTVNSSQTDKFVNLEDFSQEKHIINVPEKQNLKQESNIAKTSVYNNAQIQYTRNDIHNTQDISKNNEQKKQYNQNDFNYTSPPLGTFDNGQMGSFSMENLTHSDNSPPNVDTYKFAEEIVEKTEPVMVSAVSYEEPKYDVPLEKEFSDVFSIGNTITENFSQKQRSEAFYPAKQNLMTDLNINTQEKNTNYSSTENGKLYSSSFPENSQYGYANETPTSTLTDSSLKSFTIGRLLTKSIIFLILATIGLVSYIYFFISSDRNEDLNIIRADNTPFKVKPEITESENNITHNLDIYKQITEKNTKQENTQQFLFDNSEAPENLTELNKKVTESSSSSPLDEAYVEDAIAAALNHIIPTQEVNTVVVKSDGTIVKTSNDHTDEKTVAQYEITNNVIPEQSQKQLSVSSQSSATKKNETEQSFTDREKTKHTLITDSSYVATENNSVSSIKEKMRDSFIPVPSPSHLNSKAPIPNSSNLDSSRQTTMQNGERYYVQLSSQPTPELAQNSLRKIKSKFGSVIGSRSLNIQSALISGKGTYYRIRVQTQNRDEAVSLCEAIRQSGGSCFITN; this is encoded by the coding sequence ATGAGCGATAATGATCTCAAAAATCCAGAGGAAGCAAAGCGAGATCATGAGCATTATGATCCTTTGGAAAAGCTTAAGCAGATTTTCAATTCAAATCTAGAAAATGAAAAAAAGAATGCTCAACATGCCCAGTCTTTATTAAAATCAGAACATTCGGTGCCTCAAGTTTCTGAGGATTCCTCTTCATTTAATTTACCTTTTCTAGAAGACATCAATGAAAATAATTTAGGTGGTGAATTACCATTTGATGATAATGAACAATGGAACGCACAATTAAATACTAATAACCAAAATCATATGGATATGGTAAAAAATTTTGCTGTAAATCGTTCAAATCAAAATATTTTTTTTTCTAAAGCAGAATATTCTCCTCATATCAATAGTAATGAAGAAAAATTTTTAAATACACTTTCTCCATTACCTATTCCAAATGCTCAAGCAATAGGAAATAGATCAGATCCTGTTAATATTAGTTCCTCCTCCGAAGAAGGTAATTTTAATCCAAAAATAAGAAATTCTTTTCCTGATGGTTTAGATCCACGAAGCAGTGATATATTTACCGCAGCTCTCCATAAAGAGACCGATCCTCCTTCTCCAGTGAATGTCCAACAAACAGAAGTTTATAGCACGCAGCCAGAGTATAATTATCAGAAAAATACTTATAAGACATCTGTAAACTACTCATATGAAATACCAACTTCTCAACAAAATATTGCCCCTACAAATGAGCATACATTGCTTTCATCTTCTAATAAAACTTCAAATATAAATAGTACTGCAATAAATGAATTAACAAATATTGCATCTACCGTGAATTCATCACAAACTGATAAATTTGTTAATTTAGAAGATTTTTCACAAGAAAAACATATTATTAATGTTCCTGAAAAACAAAATTTAAAACAAGAAAGTAATATTGCAAAAACTTCAGTATATAATAATGCTCAAATTCAATATACTAGAAATGATATCCATAATACTCAAGATATCTCCAAAAATAATGAACAAAAGAAACAATATAACCAAAATGATTTCAATTATACATCCCCTCCACTAGGAACCTTTGATAACGGACAAATGGGTAGTTTTTCTATGGAAAATCTTACACATAGTGATAACTCCCCTCCCAATGTTGACACCTATAAATTTGCAGAGGAGATAGTAGAAAAAACTGAACCAGTTATGGTTTCAGCAGTTTCTTATGAAGAGCCTAAATATGATGTCCCTTTAGAAAAAGAATTTTCTGATGTATTTAGCATAGGTAATACTATAACGGAAAATTTTTCTCAAAAACAAAGAAGTGAAGCTTTTTATCCTGCTAAGCAAAATTTGATGACAGATTTAAACATAAATACTCAGGAAAAAAATACCAACTATTCTTCTACTGAAAATGGAAAACTTTATTCCTCTTCCTTTCCTGAGAATTCACAATATGGATATGCAAATGAAACACCCACTAGTACATTAACGGATTCTTCTCTAAAAAGCTTTACTATTGGAAGACTTCTTACTAAAAGTATTATTTTTCTTATTTTAGCAACAATTGGTCTCGTTAGCTATATTTACTTTTTTATATCATCAGATAGAAACGAAGATCTAAATATTATTCGTGCTGATAATACACCTTTTAAGGTCAAACCAGAAATAACTGAATCTGAAAATAATATTACTCATAATTTAGACATTTATAAACAGATAACTGAAAAAAATACAAAACAGGAAAATACACAGCAGTTTCTTTTTGACAATTCTGAAGCACCCGAAAATTTAACAGAACTAAACAAAAAAGTAACTGAGAGTTCTTCATCTTCTCCCCTTGATGAGGCCTATGTTGAAGATGCAATTGCTGCAGCGCTTAATCATATTATTCCGACACAAGAAGTTAATACTGTTGTTGTAAAATCAGATGGTACAATTGTAAAAACTTCGAATGATCACACAGACGAAAAAACTGTTGCTCAATATGAAATAACTAATAACGTTATACCTGAACAATCTCAAAAGCAGCTATCTGTTTCTTCACAATCATCTGCTACAAAGAAAAATGAAACAGAACAGAGCTTCACAGATCGCGAAAAAACAAAACACACTCTTATAACTGATAGTAGTTATGTCGCCACAGAAAACAATTCTGTCTCTTCTATTAAAGAAAAAATGCGAGATTCATTTATACCTGTTCCTTCACCCTCACATTTGAATTCAAAGGCTCCAATACCTAATTCCTCTAATTTAGATTCTTCAAGACAAACAACAATGCAAAATGGAGAAAGGTACTATGTACAACTTTCGTCTCAACCTACTCCTGAACTAGCACAAAATTCTTTGAGAAAAATAAAATCTAAATTTGGATCTGTTATCGGCTCCCGATCATTAAATATTCAATCTGCTCTTATATCAGGGAAAGGTACTTACTATCGTATCCGAGTTCAAACACAAAATCGTGATGAAGCTGTAAGCCTTTGTGAAGCTATCAGACAATCCGGAGGAAGCTGTTTTATCACAAATTAA
- a CDS encoding cytochrome c biogenesis CcdA family protein — protein MGVEFSIFNVFFAGALSFLSPCVLPLVPPYLCYMAGVSIDDFQSEKRDRRTSIRLVLLSSVIAFVLGFTTVFVILGASASALGKFIGYYRDWFAIISGIIIIIFGLNFLGVVKIALLMREVRFQTRKTPAGPLGAYIIGLAFAFGWTPCIGPILGPIITLAGTKETVREGAMLLGVYALGLGVPFLLAALFSSSFMGFLGFFRIHLGKVEKIIGIFLIITGILFLTGSMQNLSFWLLENYPLLSNIETISWHDLA, from the coding sequence TTGGGTGTAGAATTTTCAATATTTAATGTATTTTTTGCTGGTGCATTGTCTTTTTTATCACCATGTGTTTTGCCATTAGTTCCTCCTTATTTGTGCTATATGGCAGGTGTTAGCATTGACGATTTTCAGTCAGAAAAACGAGATAGAAGAACATCGATACGTTTAGTACTTTTGTCTTCTGTTATTGCTTTCGTACTTGGATTTACAACTGTTTTTGTTATATTGGGTGCAAGTGCAAGTGCGCTTGGAAAATTCATCGGTTATTATCGCGATTGGTTCGCTATTATTTCTGGAATTATCATTATTATTTTTGGTTTAAATTTTTTAGGTGTTGTTAAGATTGCTTTATTAATGCGTGAGGTACGTTTTCAAACAAGAAAAACACCTGCTGGACCTTTAGGAGCTTATATTATTGGTTTAGCTTTTGCGTTTGGTTGGACACCATGTATTGGTCCAATTTTGGGCCCTATTATAACGCTTGCAGGAACGAAAGAAACTGTAAGGGAGGGAGCTATGCTTTTGGGGGTTTATGCATTAGGTCTTGGAGTGCCTTTTCTGTTAGCTGCATTATTTTCAAGTAGTTTCATGGGTTTTTTAGGGTTTTTTCGTATTCATTTAGGAAAAGTTGAAAAAATTATAGGTATTTTTCTAATTATTACAGGTATTTTATTTTTGACAGGTTCTATGCAAAACTTGTCATTTTGGCTTTTAGAAAATTATCCTTTATTGAGTAATATTGAAACTATTAGTTGGCATGATTTGGCATGA
- the glmS gene encoding glutamine--fructose-6-phosphate transaminase (isomerizing), with translation MCGIIGILGNKSVASHLIDGLKRLEYRGYDSSGLATVHNGRLHRVRAEGKLVHLEERLRKTPLGGNLGIGHTRWATHGIAVERNAHPHMTERLAVVHNGIIENFVELQKELVEDGYTFETETDTEVIAHLITRELKNGLSPQEATQTSWKKLQGAFALALIFEGENNLMIAVRSGPPLVIGYGRDEFFVGSDAIALAPFTNRISYMEDGDCAIIRREGIKIYDTDNQLIKRPITKLFEGSLLVSKGHHRHFMRKEMFEQPEVVSHNLAHYFDLRKYTVFENLIDWRNINRILFASCGTAYYSTLVARYWFENFSALSIDNDVASEFRYREPPITPDVLSVFVSQSGETADTLASLRYCRNIGVKTATVVNVMQSTMAREADFVLPTFAGPEIGVASTKAFTCQLSTLAAMALSAAKQRGYLSKKTEQQLVQQLAEVPRIFNEVLKLDEKIEQLCRSLVNAKSVLYLGRGVSYPIALEGALKLKELSYIHAEGYAAGELKHGPIALIDEKIPVIIVAPYDRWFEKTFSNMQEVAARNGRIILITDKKGEAATHFNSSSTIILPDVPEFIAPIIYALPIQLIAYHTAVLLGTDVDQPRNLAKSVTVE, from the coding sequence ATGTGTGGAATTATTGGAATTCTTGGAAATAAATCTGTTGCATCCCATTTGATTGATGGTTTGAAGCGTCTTGAATATAGAGGATATGATTCGTCTGGTTTAGCAACAGTGCATAATGGGCGTCTTCATCGTGTTCGCGCTGAAGGTAAATTAGTTCATTTAGAAGAAAGGTTAAGAAAAACACCTTTAGGAGGCAATTTAGGGATTGGTCATACCCGCTGGGCTACACATGGAATTGCAGTGGAAAGAAATGCTCATCCTCATATGACTGAGCGACTTGCGGTTGTTCATAATGGTATTATTGAAAATTTTGTAGAACTACAAAAGGAACTCGTTGAGGATGGTTATACCTTCGAAACAGAGACTGATACGGAAGTTATTGCTCATTTGATTACGCGTGAATTAAAAAACGGTCTTTCTCCACAGGAAGCAACGCAAACAAGTTGGAAAAAATTGCAGGGTGCTTTTGCTCTTGCTCTTATTTTTGAAGGTGAAAACAATCTTATGATTGCTGTTCGGTCCGGTCCACCTTTAGTGATTGGTTATGGTAGAGATGAGTTTTTTGTAGGATCAGATGCAATTGCTTTAGCTCCATTTACAAATCGTATAAGCTATATGGAAGATGGAGATTGTGCAATTATCAGGCGTGAAGGAATAAAAATTTATGATACGGATAATCAGCTGATAAAACGTCCTATTACAAAATTATTTGAAGGATCTTTGCTTGTTTCCAAAGGTCATCATCGTCATTTTATGCGTAAAGAAATGTTTGAGCAGCCTGAAGTTGTCTCACATAATTTGGCGCATTATTTTGATTTGAGAAAATACACTGTGTTTGAAAATTTGATTGATTGGAGGAATATTAATAGAATATTATTCGCTAGTTGTGGAACAGCTTATTATTCAACTTTAGTTGCGCGTTATTGGTTTGAGAATTTTTCTGCTTTAAGTATTGATAATGATGTAGCCTCTGAATTCCGTTATCGTGAACCACCGATAACACCTGATGTGTTATCGGTGTTTGTTTCTCAGTCTGGTGAAACAGCTGATACGTTGGCATCTTTACGCTACTGCCGAAATATTGGTGTAAAAACAGCAACAGTTGTGAATGTTATGCAGTCAACGATGGCAAGAGAAGCTGATTTTGTTTTACCGACATTCGCAGGTCCAGAAATTGGTGTTGCTTCAACAAAAGCTTTTACTTGTCAATTATCCACCCTTGCTGCGATGGCGCTTAGTGCAGCTAAGCAGCGTGGATATCTTTCAAAAAAAACGGAACAACAATTAGTTCAGCAATTAGCAGAAGTACCTCGGATTTTCAATGAGGTTTTAAAGCTGGATGAAAAAATTGAACAATTATGTCGTAGTTTAGTAAATGCAAAAAGTGTACTTTATCTTGGGCGAGGCGTTTCTTATCCAATTGCTTTAGAGGGAGCACTCAAACTGAAAGAGCTTTCTTATATTCATGCTGAAGGTTATGCTGCTGGTGAATTAAAACATGGGCCGATTGCACTAATTGATGAAAAAATACCAGTTATTATTGTTGCACCTTATGATAGATGGTTTGAAAAAACATTTTCTAATATGCAAGAAGTGGCTGCACGCAATGGACGTATTATTTTGATAACGGATAAAAAGGGAGAAGCTGCAACTCATTTTAATTCTTCATCAACTATTATTTTACCAGATGTTCCAGAATTTATTGCTCCTATTATTTATGCTTTGCCTATTCAGTTAATTGCTTATCATACAGCTGTTTTATTGGGAACAGATGTTGATCAACCACGTAATTTGGCAAAATCAGTGACTGTCGAGTAA
- the glpX gene encoding class II fructose-bisphosphatase: MQSTQKILNGLDRILTLELVRVTEYAAVAAARWRGRGDEKAADQAAVDAMRRELNCLPIDGTVVIGEGERDEAPMLYIGEKVGLQNGVAVDIALDPLEGTTICAKNLANSLAVIAIAQKGNLLYAPDVYMEKIAIGPGYPRGVVDIDAKPADNIYALAKAKGVDANKITVCIMERPRHTELINEVRKTGASIRLIGDGDVAAVIHTTDSDTTGIDIYMGIGGAPEGVLAAAALRCTGGQMQGRLQLNTEEQIARAAKMGIDNPNKVYTMEEMAKGDVLFAATGVTDGNILFGVKFTRDYIQTNSLVMRSYTGTIRNIKTQHRKQSKFS, encoded by the coding sequence ATTCAATCAACTCAGAAGATCTTAAATGGACTCGATCGTATTTTAACCCTTGAATTAGTACGTGTGACTGAATATGCTGCTGTTGCAGCTGCACGTTGGCGAGGACGTGGTGACGAAAAAGCAGCCGATCAAGCTGCTGTCGATGCGATGCGTCGAGAACTTAATTGTTTACCTATTGATGGTACAGTTGTAATTGGTGAGGGGGAGCGCGATGAAGCTCCTATGCTTTATATTGGAGAAAAAGTAGGACTTCAAAATGGAGTAGCAGTTGACATTGCACTTGATCCACTTGAAGGAACGACTATTTGTGCTAAGAATCTTGCTAATTCACTTGCCGTAATTGCGATTGCCCAAAAAGGGAATTTACTTTATGCTCCTGACGTTTATATGGAAAAAATTGCTATTGGCCCTGGTTATCCAAGGGGGGTGGTTGATATAGATGCTAAGCCTGCTGATAATATTTATGCTCTTGCAAAGGCTAAAGGAGTCGATGCTAATAAAATTACTGTTTGTATTATGGAGCGGCCTCGTCATACAGAATTGATTAATGAAGTGCGCAAAACAGGTGCATCAATTCGTTTAATTGGTGATGGAGATGTTGCTGCTGTTATTCATACAACCGATTCAGATACAACAGGTATTGATATTTATATGGGTATTGGTGGTGCACCAGAAGGTGTATTAGCTGCGGCAGCTTTACGTTGTACTGGTGGACAAATGCAAGGACGCTTACAACTTAATACAGAAGAGCAAATTGCTCGTGCTGCTAAGATGGGTATTGATAATCCTAATAAGGTTTACACAATGGAAGAAATGGCCAAGGGCGATGTTTTGTTTGCTGCAACGGGTGTAACTGATGGCAATATACTGTTTGGTGTTAAATTTACTCGTGATTATATTCAAACAAATAGCCTTGTGATGCGTTCATATACTGGCACAATTCGGAATATTAAAACACAACACAGGAAGCAGTCAAAATTTAGCTGA
- the argS gene encoding arginine--tRNA ligase produces MNVFKNFENKIKKLIELSDIKEKNGKILDLSKIVVDPSRDSLHGDLSTNAAMVLAKPVGLNPRALAEKIIELLNNDQFVDHIDHIDVAGPGFINIKFTQSFWQEALKTMIEKGVSYGRIEIGQGRKVNIEYVSANPTGPMHVGHCRGAVIGDVLANLLQFTGHEVTKEYYINDAGEQIKVLAHSVMLRYREALGQIISEIPEGLYPGEYLIPLGQSLAQKFGDKLLIIDQEEALSIVKEYSINAMMSMIRKDLAALNIYHDVFFSERTLYENNAQAIRSTINDLTLSGYIYKGTLPPPKGQNIEDWEPREQTLFRSTDIGDDQDRVLIKSDGSYTYFAADVAYFRDKFNRCFDEMIYILGADHTGYVKRLEAIAKAISGNKAKLTVFLCQLVKLFRRGQPVRMSKRAGSFVTLRDVVEEVGHDPVRFMMLYRKCEAPIDFDFTKVTEQSKDNPIFYVQYANARCHSIFRQAQESFLTENPSNDTMIAHLDQLANESEILLIRKLAEYPRIIEQAVIHKEPHRLAFYLHDLASHFHGHWNKGNDNTNLRFIRPDNKELSLARLGLIQAMINILSSGLTIIGVKAPTEMR; encoded by the coding sequence ATGAATGTTTTTAAGAATTTCGAAAATAAAATTAAAAAATTAATCGAATTATCTGATATAAAAGAAAAAAATGGAAAAATTTTAGATTTATCAAAAATCGTTGTTGATCCCTCGCGTGATTCTTTGCATGGTGATTTATCAACAAATGCTGCTATGGTACTTGCTAAGCCTGTTGGATTAAATCCACGTGCTCTTGCAGAAAAAATTATAGAGCTTCTCAATAATGATCAATTTGTTGATCACATTGATCATATTGATGTAGCTGGCCCTGGGTTTATTAATATTAAATTCACACAATCATTCTGGCAAGAAGCCTTAAAGACAATGATTGAAAAAGGGGTATCCTATGGCCGCATAGAAATAGGACAAGGGAGAAAAGTCAATATCGAATATGTATCTGCAAATCCAACCGGCCCCATGCACGTTGGTCATTGCCGGGGTGCTGTTATTGGTGATGTTCTTGCTAACTTGCTTCAGTTTACTGGTCATGAAGTTACTAAAGAATATTACATCAATGATGCTGGTGAACAAATAAAAGTACTCGCTCATTCTGTAATGTTGCGTTATCGTGAGGCACTAGGGCAAATAATCAGTGAAATTCCGGAAGGTCTTTATCCAGGTGAATACCTAATACCCTTGGGGCAATCACTTGCCCAAAAATTTGGTGACAAGTTATTAATTATAGATCAAGAAGAGGCTTTATCTATAGTAAAAGAATATTCAATCAATGCTATGATGTCAATGATTCGGAAAGATTTAGCTGCTCTTAATATTTATCATGATGTCTTTTTCTCGGAACGCACGCTTTATGAAAATAATGCGCAAGCCATTCGTAGTACGATTAATGATCTTACTTTAAGTGGTTATATCTATAAAGGCACATTACCACCACCAAAAGGGCAAAATATAGAAGATTGGGAACCGCGCGAGCAGACCTTATTCCGTTCAACCGATATTGGTGACGATCAAGATCGTGTCTTAATTAAATCAGATGGTTCTTATACTTATTTTGCAGCTGATGTTGCTTATTTTCGTGATAAATTTAATCGTTGCTTCGATGAAATGATTTATATTCTAGGCGCAGATCACACTGGTTATGTAAAGCGATTGGAAGCTATAGCAAAGGCAATTTCTGGCAATAAAGCTAAACTAACAGTTTTCTTATGCCAGTTAGTAAAGCTTTTTCGCCGCGGTCAACCAGTACGCATGTCCAAAAGAGCCGGATCATTTGTTACTCTTCGTGATGTTGTAGAAGAAGTCGGTCATGACCCAGTTCGTTTTATGATGCTTTATCGTAAATGTGAAGCACCTATTGATTTTGATTTTACAAAAGTAACAGAACAATCAAAAGATAACCCGATTTTTTATGTACAATATGCAAATGCACGCTGTCACTCAATCTTTCGTCAAGCTCAAGAAAGCTTTCTTACTGAAAATCCTTCAAACGATACAATGATTGCACATCTTGACCAATTAGCAAATGAAAGTGAAATATTATTAATACGCAAACTTGCCGAATATCCGCGTATCATTGAACAAGCCGTCATTCATAAAGAACCGCATCGATTAGCATTTTACCTTCATGATCTTGCGTCACACTTTCATGGGCATTGGAATAAAGGCAATGATAATACTAACTTACGTTTTATTAGACCTGATAATAAAGAATTATCATTAGCTAGACTTGGATTGATTCAAGCTATGATTAATATTTTATCATCGGGACTCACAATTATTGGAGTAAAAGCGCCAACAGAAATGCGTTGA
- a CDS encoding HesB/IscA family protein, which produces MSVSISDFAAKQIAQILAGQPGKIALRISVEGGGCSGFSYKYDLVSESKEDDFIIEKDGAVVFIDSISLPFIKGAEIDFVDDLMGQSFQIHNPNATSSCGCGVSFSI; this is translated from the coding sequence ATGAGTGTGAGTATTTCAGATTTTGCTGCCAAACAAATTGCTCAGATACTTGCAGGACAACCTGGAAAAATAGCTTTACGTATTTCTGTTGAGGGGGGTGGATGTTCGGGGTTTTCTTATAAATATGATTTGGTCTCTGAAAGTAAAGAAGATGATTTTATTATTGAAAAAGATGGAGCGGTGGTATTTATTGATTCAATATCTCTTCCTTTCATAAAAGGGGCTGAAATTGATTTTGTCGATGATCTTATGGGGCAATCTTTTCAAATTCATAATCCTAATGCTACGTCATCATGTGGTTGTGGCGTTAGCTTTTCAATTTAG
- the glmU gene encoding bifunctional UDP-N-acetylglucosamine diphosphorylase/glucosamine-1-phosphate N-acetyltransferase GlmU, with product MVRSCLSIVLAAGEGTRMKSSLPKVLHKVAGLPLVCHVIKQIELLNFTQLAVVVGFGAEAVTKVVKSFVRNAMIFEQKERLGTAHAVLAARFALQQGADDILIVFGDTPLIEQDTLVKIREKLAKGADVVITGFYTSNPTGYGRLLNKDGNIIAIVEEKDASDEEKKISFCNGGIMAINGKYALFLLDKIDNDNLKKEYYLTDIVSIAACEGLNIQVVEVPFDNVVGINNCFELFEVDVLWQKRKARDLMLSGVRILKPESVYFSYDTEVESDVVIEPNVYFGPGVKVRSGAVIHSFSYLEGVVIGIDAQIGPYTRLRPGTELERSVKIGNFCEIKQAKIGEFSKINHLSYIGDAEIGMHTNIGAGTITCNYDGFNKHKIVIGDNTFIGSNSALVSPLIIGERAYIASGSVITENVPADSMALGRARQVIKKDRAEKLRERLSANKQKN from the coding sequence ATGGTTAGAAGTTGTCTTTCTATTGTTCTTGCAGCAGGTGAGGGGACGCGTATGAAATCGTCTCTTCCTAAGGTGCTTCATAAAGTAGCTGGATTGCCACTTGTGTGTCACGTGATAAAACAAATAGAACTATTAAATTTTACACAATTAGCGGTGGTTGTAGGATTTGGTGCAGAAGCTGTTACTAAGGTTGTAAAATCATTTGTAAGAAATGCAATGATTTTTGAACAAAAAGAGCGTTTAGGTACTGCTCATGCTGTGTTAGCTGCTCGATTTGCTTTGCAACAAGGAGCCGATGATATTCTCATTGTTTTTGGAGATACTCCTTTAATTGAGCAAGATACATTGGTTAAAATTCGTGAAAAACTTGCTAAGGGAGCAGATGTTGTTATCACTGGTTTTTATACCTCTAATCCAACTGGTTATGGTCGTCTTCTCAATAAAGATGGTAATATTATTGCGATTGTAGAAGAAAAAGATGCGAGTGATGAAGAGAAAAAAATTTCTTTTTGTAATGGTGGAATAATGGCCATTAATGGCAAGTATGCTCTTTTTCTTTTAGATAAAATTGATAATGATAATTTGAAAAAAGAATATTATCTGACGGATATTGTTTCTATTGCGGCTTGTGAGGGTTTAAATATTCAGGTTGTTGAAGTGCCTTTTGATAATGTGGTAGGAATTAATAATTGTTTTGAGCTTTTTGAGGTTGATGTTTTATGGCAAAAACGTAAAGCACGCGATCTTATGTTATCTGGTGTTAGAATACTAAAACCAGAAAGTGTTTATTTCTCTTATGACACAGAAGTTGAATCAGACGTTGTAATTGAGCCAAATGTTTATTTTGGACCAGGAGTAAAGGTGCGATCTGGTGCAGTTATTCATTCATTTAGTTATTTAGAAGGTGTTGTGATTGGTATCGATGCACAGATTGGGCCTTATACACGTTTACGACCTGGAACAGAATTAGAACGATCAGTTAAGATTGGAAATTTTTGTGAAATTAAGCAAGCAAAAATAGGAGAATTTTCTAAGATTAATCATTTGAGTTATATTGGTGATGCGGAGATTGGGATGCATACTAATATTGGAGCTGGTACAATTACTTGCAATTATGATGGTTTTAACAAACATAAAATTGTGATTGGCGATAATACTTTTATTGGTTCTAATTCAGCACTTGTCTCTCCTTTGATCATAGGGGAAAGAGCTTATATCGCTTCAGGGAGTGTTATCACTGAAAATGTTCCTGCCGATAGTATGGCTTTGGGACGTGCGCGGCAAGTGATAAAAAAAGATCGTGCAGAAAAATTACGTGAGCGTTTATCAGCAAATAAACAAAAAAATTAA